The Methylomusa anaerophila genome has a segment encoding these proteins:
- the ilvB gene encoding biosynthetic-type acetolactate synthase large subunit, protein MIILGAEAIVESLKHEGVEVVFGYPGGSVLTLYDAIYKASFPHILTRHEQGAVHAADGYARATGKTGVCFATSGPGGTNLVTGIATAYMDSIPLVAITGQVGLPLIGKDSFQEADICGITTPITKHNYLVKKVQELPRVLREAFYIARTGRPGPVVVDISRDVFNTELDYEYPATVQLRGYSPLFAGDPASIDKTLAALKQAQKPVVFVGGGVILSGTSQAVRKFADITGLPVITSLMGLGCIPCDTPQHLGMVGMHGSYAANMATAECDLLLGIGVRFDDRVTGLVRDFAPKAKVVHFDIDRAEVNKNVRADLKVIGDLRWSLPLLCEKASAYTQTQWRTEIEPWLAQVQKWKQEKPLTYNLSTEKVMPQEVIEKMSRLTQGDAVIVTDVGQHQMWTAQYYTFKKERSLLTSGGLGTMGYGLPAAIGAQLGLPDKTVVLFTGDGSIMMNCQEMATAADNRLPVKIIVLNNQVLGMVNQWQRMFYGERYSHSSTKGRTDFVKLAEAMGVTGFRVTKPAELTEILEKALWTEGPVLVDVLVPQTEDVLPMVPPGGRLDQMILGGMTG, encoded by the coding sequence TTGATTATATTGGGAGCTGAAGCAATCGTCGAAAGTTTGAAGCATGAAGGGGTTGAAGTTGTATTCGGCTATCCGGGAGGGTCGGTTTTAACGCTTTATGACGCGATTTATAAAGCCAGTTTCCCTCATATTTTGACCCGGCATGAGCAAGGCGCGGTACATGCCGCTGATGGTTACGCCCGGGCGACCGGCAAAACCGGAGTATGTTTTGCCACCTCCGGCCCTGGCGGGACCAACCTGGTTACCGGCATAGCAACTGCTTACATGGATTCCATTCCTTTAGTGGCAATTACCGGACAGGTAGGATTACCGCTAATAGGCAAGGATTCTTTTCAGGAGGCGGATATTTGCGGTATTACCACACCCATCACCAAGCATAACTATTTGGTCAAGAAAGTACAGGAACTCCCGCGCGTACTGCGGGAGGCATTCTACATTGCCCGTACCGGGCGGCCGGGGCCGGTTGTTGTTGATATATCCAGAGATGTGTTTAACACGGAATTAGATTACGAATATCCGGCAACAGTTCAACTTAGAGGATATTCGCCGTTGTTTGCCGGCGATCCGGCTAGTATTGACAAAACTTTAGCGGCGCTGAAACAGGCCCAAAAACCGGTTGTTTTTGTCGGCGGCGGGGTGATTCTTTCCGGTACTTCCCAGGCGGTGCGCAAGTTCGCAGATATTACAGGCCTACCCGTTATTACCAGCTTAATGGGTTTGGGCTGTATTCCTTGCGATACCCCCCAGCATCTAGGCATGGTTGGCATGCACGGTTCTTATGCCGCTAATATGGCCACCGCTGAATGCGATCTTTTACTGGGAATAGGAGTTCGTTTCGATGACCGCGTTACCGGGCTGGTGCGCGACTTTGCCCCGAAAGCCAAGGTGGTTCATTTTGATATTGACCGGGCTGAGGTCAATAAAAATGTCCGCGCCGACCTGAAAGTGATTGGCGATCTCAGATGGTCTTTGCCGCTTCTTTGCGAAAAAGCCTCTGCTTATACTCAAACCCAATGGCGGACTGAAATTGAACCATGGCTGGCCCAAGTTCAAAAATGGAAACAGGAAAAACCGCTTACGTATAACCTGTCTACGGAAAAAGTCATGCCGCAGGAAGTCATTGAGAAGATGAGCCGGCTTACCCAAGGTGATGCGGTTATCGTAACCGATGTTGGCCAACATCAAATGTGGACTGCCCAATATTATACATTTAAAAAAGAGCGTTCCCTGTTGACGTCCGGGGGGTTGGGAACAATGGGTTATGGTCTGCCGGCAGCCATTGGCGCACAATTGGGTCTGCCTGACAAAACCGTCGTTTTGTTTACCGGGGACGGCAGTATCATGATGAATTGTCAGGAAATGGCGACTGCGGCTGATAATAGATTGCCGGTCAAAATCATTGTATTGAACAACCAGGTTCTGGGGATGGTCAACCAATGGCAGCGGATGTTTTATGGGGAGCGGTACTCCCATTCCAGCACCAAAGGACGGACGGATTTTGTAAAATTGGCGGAAGCCATGGGCGTCACCGGTTTCCGGGTCACAAAGCCGGCAGAATTGACTGAGATTCTGGAAAAAGCCCTGTGGA
- a CDS encoding GNAT family N-acetyltransferase → MGKYHFEEMNEEYLDKVLQIYTYYVFNTNATFHTQALTREEMRDIVFFDSERYKTFVIFEENDICGYVLITQYKKREAYNATAEVTIYLKPEFKGKGIGSMAVKYIEEYGKLQEMHVLIATICGQNEESIRLFEKNGYNKCAHYREVGQKFGQLLDIVAYQKIIS, encoded by the coding sequence ATGGGGAAATATCATTTTGAAGAAATGAATGAGGAATATCTTGATAAAGTGCTGCAGATTTATACTTATTATGTTTTTAATACCAATGCGACTTTTCATACACAAGCTTTGACACGGGAAGAGATGAGAGATATAGTTTTCTTTGACAGTGAAAGATATAAGACATTTGTAATATTTGAGGAAAATGACATTTGCGGCTATGTTCTTATAACACAATATAAAAAAAGGGAAGCGTATAACGCTACTGCCGAAGTTACCATTTATTTAAAACCGGAATTTAAAGGGAAAGGTATCGGCAGCATGGCTGTGAAGTATATCGAAGAATATGGTAAGCTACAGGAAATGCATGTGCTTATAGCTACGATATGCGGACAAAACGAAGAAAGTATTCGGTTATTTGAAAAGAACGGCTATAATAAATGTGCTCATTACAGGGAAGTAGGCCAAAAATTTGGTCAACTGCTGGATATTGTTGCCTATCAGAAAATTATTAGCTAG
- a CDS encoding carbonic anhydrase, with product MRKTCLLAAIVVACLLIAASVFATETTGISADEAKAKLIEGNQRFVTEKYANTNVDVERRSELTKGQHPFAVIVSCSDSRVPPEIVFDQGLGDLFVIRTAGDTIDDIAIGSVEYAVEHLGVQLVVVLGHEKCGAVTAAATLDDSHGHQPSYIDAVVKALQPAVDKAKTQKGDLIANAIDDNVDLVVDQLRSAGPILSDFTKKGNIKIIGAVYDLDDGVVSFR from the coding sequence ATGAGAAAAACATGTTTACTGGCAGCAATTGTAGTAGCTTGTCTTCTGATTGCAGCAAGCGTGTTTGCCACTGAAACTACAGGTATAAGCGCTGATGAAGCTAAAGCCAAATTAATTGAAGGAAACCAACGATTCGTTACTGAAAAATATGCCAATACCAATGTTGACGTTGAACGCCGGAGTGAACTTACCAAAGGGCAGCACCCCTTCGCAGTAATTGTAAGTTGTTCTGATTCACGGGTGCCACCGGAAATAGTGTTCGACCAGGGTCTGGGTGATCTGTTCGTAATCCGTACTGCCGGTGACACTATTGATGATATTGCTATCGGCAGTGTTGAATACGCGGTTGAACACTTGGGAGTTCAACTGGTGGTGGTCCTCGGTCATGAAAAATGCGGTGCAGTAACGGCAGCCGCTACCCTAGACGACAGCCACGGTCATCAACCCAGCTATATTGACGCAGTGGTAAAGGCCCTCCAACCGGCGGTGGACAAAGCTAAAACCCAAAAAGGCGATTTGATTGCCAACGCCATTGACGACAACGTGGATCTGGTAGTGGATCAGCTCCGTTCCGCTGGTCCAATCCTGAGTGATTTTACCAAGAAAGGCAACATAAAAATTATCGGCGCCGTCTATGATCTCGATGACGGTGTCGTGTCCTTCCGCTAG
- a CDS encoding FAD-binding oxidoreductase has translation MISNEIKNKLQAVVGPEYVLDAEIDCFGYSYDSSFIPLSPNNIPDLVVRPATTVQVAGVMALANNYGIPVTPRGTASGRTGGSIPLAGGISLSLERMANVVEFDEKNMMITVEAGMRTIDVYNFCAAKGLFYPPDPASWKYSTIGGNVGENAGGMRAVKYGVTSNYVMGLEVVLADGTILNTGGKAIKNVTGYNLTQLFTGSEGTLGIITKILMRLIPMPKARNTLQLMFPSIEGACDTIHQMLQSGVVPASAELMDKTSIQAVARHRKLDIDPAIEACVIIEIDGDDNEDLEKQAQQIAAIARRFEVKEVHIAGTLKESEEIWAIRRGLSSAIGAMAPNRFGEDISVPRDAFPAVVRQIRKISEKYKFTIAVYGHAGDGNIHPSVLCDMSKPEDAERIHHAIDEIFAAALAVGGTLSGEHGIGITKRSYLEKALGQAGVNTLKAIKQALDPKGILNPGKIWENKV, from the coding sequence ATGATATCTAATGAAATTAAAAATAAGCTGCAGGCTGTTGTAGGTCCGGAATATGTCCTGGACGCTGAAATTGATTGTTTTGGTTACTCTTATGATTCCTCATTTATTCCGCTGTCACCCAATAACATTCCCGACCTCGTTGTGCGGCCGGCTACCACAGTTCAGGTTGCCGGAGTTATGGCTCTGGCGAATAATTATGGCATTCCGGTTACGCCGCGGGGCACCGCCAGCGGACGTACCGGCGGCAGCATTCCGCTGGCCGGGGGTATCTCACTGTCCCTTGAACGAATGGCAAACGTCGTCGAGTTCGATGAAAAAAATATGATGATTACGGTGGAAGCCGGGATGCGTACCATCGACGTTTATAACTTCTGTGCCGCAAAAGGCTTATTCTACCCGCCTGACCCAGCCAGTTGGAAATATTCCACCATTGGCGGGAATGTCGGGGAAAATGCAGGTGGAATGCGAGCTGTTAAATATGGGGTAACAAGCAACTATGTTATGGGTTTGGAGGTAGTATTAGCCGACGGGACAATTCTTAACACTGGCGGCAAAGCCATCAAAAATGTTACCGGCTATAATCTTACCCAATTATTTACAGGATCGGAAGGTACGCTGGGCATTATTACCAAGATACTGATGCGGCTCATCCCCATGCCGAAAGCACGCAATACCTTACAATTGATGTTTCCTTCAATCGAAGGAGCCTGCGACACCATTCATCAAATGCTGCAATCCGGTGTAGTTCCCGCATCGGCGGAATTAATGGACAAGACAAGTATTCAGGCGGTTGCCCGCCACCGTAAGCTTGACATCGATCCGGCTATCGAGGCCTGTGTTATTATTGAAATCGATGGTGACGACAATGAGGATTTAGAGAAGCAGGCCCAACAGATTGCTGCCATCGCCCGCCGGTTTGAGGTAAAAGAAGTTCATATCGCCGGCACGCTAAAAGAATCGGAAGAAATCTGGGCAATACGCCGGGGATTAAGTTCAGCCATCGGTGCGATGGCCCCTAACCGGTTTGGCGAAGATATTTCAGTCCCCCGCGATGCATTTCCGGCAGTCGTGCGGCAAATCCGTAAAATCTCGGAAAAATACAAATTTACCATTGCTGTTTACGGTCATGCCGGCGACGGCAACATCCATCCCTCTGTACTTTGCGATATGTCAAAACCGGAAGACGCGGAACGAATTCATCACGCCATCGACGAAATTTTCGCAGCGGCTCTGGCCGTTGGCGGAACATTGTCGGGCGAACATGGTATTGGTATTACCAAACGCTCCTATTTAGAAAAGGCATTAGGCCAGGCAGGTGTCAACACTTTAAAAGCTATCAAACAAGCCCTTGATCCCAAGGGTATCTTAAACCCCGGAAAAATTTGGGAAAACAAGGTATAA
- a CDS encoding (Fe-S)-binding protein, translating into MKLEQDLLKQANDIVSQCDRCGTCLTVCPLFGVKDIEASSARGKNNIIRGLMQGVLKPSPALTAAVNFCLLCRTCVDNCPSKVKTDEAMIAVRQYLADKGGGPGLKYKTLGGIMKNRNLVKMSARALGFMRKVGMNRLVPNGMAPSEFTRQKYLASFAGPAVLGSPAANSSVSVSAKNKAAYFLGCGMHMMFPDAVAETKRILCTVSEPQFVDNVCCGLPHLAHGLRNDFLDLAKKNIRLYENAEVIVCDCASCSGTLKHIAGFFADDPVWKDRAAAFSNKVMDLSEYLVNVGYTPRQRVDAKITFHEPCHLGRGQGIRREPRDLLKATGNYIEMKDADTCCGGAGSFHIDYPAVSDSLLSKKQVNIENSGAHIVVTSCPTCLVQMNKAAARSGGKFRAMHISQVI; encoded by the coding sequence ATGAAACTGGAACAAGATTTGCTAAAACAAGCTAATGATATTGTCAGCCAATGTGACCGTTGCGGCACATGTTTGACAGTTTGCCCGCTGTTTGGGGTAAAAGATATTGAAGCTTCAAGCGCCCGGGGTAAAAACAATATTATCCGCGGCCTCATGCAGGGAGTGTTAAAGCCGTCACCGGCATTAACGGCAGCCGTCAATTTCTGTTTACTGTGCCGCACCTGTGTTGATAATTGTCCCAGTAAGGTAAAAACCGACGAAGCAATGATTGCGGTCCGGCAGTATCTCGCCGATAAAGGCGGCGGCCCCGGGTTAAAATATAAAACGCTGGGCGGTATCATGAAAAACCGCAACTTAGTAAAAATGTCGGCCAGGGCCCTGGGTTTTATGCGCAAAGTTGGTATGAACCGTCTGGTGCCTAACGGTATGGCTCCCAGCGAGTTTACCCGCCAAAAATATCTGGCCTCTTTTGCCGGTCCTGCCGTGCTGGGCAGCCCCGCTGCCAATTCATCAGTATCCGTTTCAGCCAAAAACAAAGCGGCATATTTTCTGGGGTGCGGCATGCACATGATGTTCCCTGATGCGGTGGCGGAAACCAAACGTATTTTATGTACTGTTTCCGAACCGCAATTTGTTGATAATGTATGCTGCGGGCTGCCGCATCTGGCCCATGGTCTGCGTAACGATTTTCTCGATCTGGCCAAAAAAAATATCCGTTTATATGAAAATGCGGAGGTAATTGTTTGTGACTGTGCCAGTTGCAGCGGTACCCTAAAACATATCGCCGGCTTTTTTGCCGATGATCCTGTGTGGAAGGACCGGGCTGCGGCCTTCAGCAACAAAGTAATGGATTTAAGCGAATATCTCGTTAATGTGGGTTACACCCCCCGCCAACGCGTTGATGCCAAAATTACCTTTCATGAACCCTGTCACCTTGGCCGGGGGCAGGGTATCCGGCGTGAGCCTCGCGATCTTTTGAAAGCCACCGGCAATTATATCGAGATGAAAGACGCCGACACTTGCTGTGGCGGGGCGGGTTCCTTCCACATCGACTATCCGGCTGTCTCTGATTCGCTGCTGAGCAAAAAACAGGTGAATATTGAGAATAGCGGAGCGCATATTGTCGTAACTTCCTGCCCTACCTGCCTTGTTCAGATGAACAAGGCCGCCGCACGCAGCGGCGGTAAATTCCGCGCCATGCATATCAGCCAGGTAATTTGA
- a CDS encoding AMP-binding protein — protein sequence MVRDFGKITIGQLVDLMAKENTENEALVYPDLGLRYTYEQFRQVCNRTAKGLMKLGVQRGEHIAIWATNVPEWVTTQFGSAKMGAVMVTVNTNYKIFELEYLLKQSDATTLILIKGTRNSDYVSMVYELCPELYHCKPGQLKSERLPFLKNVILIDEERQPGMFAWDDLMEMGREVTDGELAARQASLNADDAVNMQYTSGTTGFPKGVMLTHYNLIGNACSLAECLNFTNKDRLCIPVPFFHCFGCVLGTMTCVVAGAAMVPVVVFNPVKVLEAIAKERCTAVHGVPTMFIMELEEMEKAPYDTSSLRTGIMAGSPCPIEVMKKVVEKMGMREITITYGQTEASPGITMTRTDDPLELRVATVGRALTNVEVKIVDPETGREVPPGVQGELFSRGYNTMKGYYKMPEATAAAIDQDGWLHTGDLAVMDENGYCKITGRLKDVIIRGGENIYPREIEEFLYTHPQIKDVQVVGVPSAKYGEEVMAFIQLKPGETLTADEIRNYCRDKIARYKIPKYVEFIESYPTTASGKIQKYKLREQVLDLLGLRDAAKIETA from the coding sequence GTGGTGAGGGATTTTGGCAAGATTACCATAGGCCAGCTAGTGGATCTGATGGCGAAAGAAAATACTGAGAATGAAGCCTTGGTTTATCCGGATCTTGGTTTGCGGTATACTTACGAGCAATTCCGTCAAGTTTGCAACCGGACGGCTAAAGGCTTGATGAAACTGGGCGTGCAAAGAGGCGAACATATCGCCATCTGGGCTACAAATGTGCCGGAATGGGTTACTACTCAGTTTGGCAGCGCCAAAATGGGGGCGGTAATGGTAACGGTAAACACGAACTACAAGATATTCGAATTGGAATATCTGTTAAAGCAGTCCGACGCTACTACGCTTATCTTAATCAAAGGAACCAGGAATTCAGACTACGTCAGCATGGTTTATGAACTGTGCCCCGAACTTTATCACTGTAAGCCAGGCCAACTTAAGTCAGAGCGGCTGCCGTTTTTAAAAAATGTCATACTCATAGATGAGGAGCGCCAGCCAGGCATGTTTGCCTGGGATGACCTGATGGAAATGGGCCGTGAGGTGACCGACGGGGAACTGGCAGCCCGTCAGGCGTCCCTTAATGCGGATGATGCTGTCAACATGCAGTATACTTCAGGAACAACGGGCTTTCCCAAAGGGGTCATGCTTACTCACTACAATTTGATCGGCAATGCCTGCAGCCTGGCGGAATGTTTGAATTTTACCAATAAGGACAGGCTTTGTATACCGGTCCCCTTTTTTCATTGCTTCGGCTGTGTGCTAGGAACTATGACGTGCGTGGTAGCGGGTGCAGCCATGGTGCCGGTAGTAGTATTCAATCCGGTCAAAGTGCTTGAAGCCATCGCCAAAGAGCGCTGTACAGCAGTCCATGGGGTGCCGACCATGTTCATCATGGAACTGGAAGAAATGGAAAAGGCCCCATATGATACTTCATCCCTGCGGACCGGCATCATGGCCGGTTCCCCCTGTCCCATCGAGGTGATGAAGAAGGTCGTGGAGAAGATGGGGATGAGGGAAATCACCATAACTTACGGTCAGACCGAAGCCTCGCCGGGCATCACCATGACCAGGACGGATGATCCGCTTGAATTGCGGGTGGCTACCGTCGGGCGGGCCCTGACTAACGTGGAAGTGAAAATCGTTGATCCGGAGACCGGCAGGGAGGTGCCCCCGGGTGTGCAGGGCGAATTGTTTTCCCGCGGCTACAATACAATGAAGGGATATTACAAGATGCCCGAAGCAACCGCCGCGGCCATTGACCAGGACGGCTGGCTGCACACCGGTGACCTGGCGGTCATGGATGAAAACGGCTACTGTAAAATCACCGGCCGTCTAAAGGATGTAATCATCCGCGGCGGGGAGAATATCTACCCGCGGGAAATTGAGGAGTTTCTTTATACCCATCCGCAAATAAAGGATGTGCAGGTGGTGGGCGTACCCAGCGCCAAATACGGGGAAGAGGTTATGGCATTTATCCAGCTAAAACCAGGCGAGACACTTACCGCTGATGAGATCAGGAATTACTGCCGGGACAAGATTGCCCGTTACAAGATTCCCAAATATGTTGAATTTATTGAAAGCTACCCTACCACCGCCAGTGGCAAGATTCAGAAATACAAACTGAGGGAACAGGTTTTGGATCTGTTGGGCCTGAGGGACGCAGCCAAAATTGAAACGGCCTGA
- the glgC gene encoding glucose-1-phosphate adenylyltransferase encodes MYTLGNVTRNTIAMVLAGGRGERLSPVTLNRPKPCVPFGGKYKIIDFVLSNLFNSGIKKVYVLTQYRAYELNKHIKESWARWAGLGEFFDTISPETNSASEEWFKGTADAIFQFLRFITDADYVAIFGGDHIYKMDVSQMISYHILNKADITLAALEVPVEEAKQFGIFSVDEDFRVTDFVEKPKEPVTIPDRDTCFASMGNYIFSTKKLVEVLKEGKKKHADLDFGKHVISMMLEKGDRVFAYNFADNLIPGMKPGEKGYWRDVGTIDTYYEANMDLVNVVPRLNLYNYKWPILTNQGNLPPAKTVFDEEGRRGQNLNSYICGGCIISGSTVRRSIIGPRCRINSYSLVEDSILFENISIGRHVKIKRAIIDKNIRIPDGVEIGYNPEADKLQGHTVTESGIVIVTK; translated from the coding sequence ATGTATACCTTGGGCAACGTTACGAGAAATACGATTGCAATGGTTTTGGCGGGAGGCAGGGGAGAACGACTCAGTCCCGTTACCTTAAACAGGCCAAAGCCTTGTGTTCCCTTCGGGGGAAAATACAAAATAATAGATTTTGTGTTAAGCAACCTATTTAATTCGGGTATCAAGAAAGTTTATGTTCTCACCCAATACCGCGCTTACGAATTGAACAAGCACATTAAGGAATCTTGGGCCAGATGGGCCGGTCTGGGAGAATTTTTTGACACTATCTCACCTGAGACTAATAGTGCAAGCGAGGAGTGGTTTAAAGGTACTGCCGATGCCATATTTCAATTTTTAAGATTTATTACCGATGCGGATTACGTAGCAATATTTGGCGGTGATCATATTTACAAAATGGATGTCAGCCAGATGATAAGCTACCATATCTTAAATAAAGCGGACATCACATTGGCTGCGCTAGAAGTTCCGGTGGAAGAAGCTAAGCAGTTCGGGATTTTTTCAGTCGACGAAGATTTTAGGGTAACCGACTTTGTAGAAAAGCCAAAAGAACCTGTAACAATTCCGGATAGAGATACTTGTTTCGCATCAATGGGCAATTACATTTTTTCCACAAAAAAGCTCGTTGAGGTGCTGAAAGAAGGCAAGAAAAAACATGCGGATCTTGATTTCGGCAAACATGTGATTTCAATGATGCTGGAAAAAGGCGACCGGGTTTTTGCCTATAATTTTGCCGATAATTTGATTCCGGGAATGAAACCGGGCGAAAAAGGCTACTGGAGAGATGTTGGAACAATTGATACCTATTATGAGGCCAATATGGACCTTGTAAATGTAGTTCCCCGTTTGAACCTTTACAATTATAAGTGGCCGATACTTACCAATCAAGGGAATCTCCCGCCGGCAAAGACTGTTTTCGATGAGGAAGGCCGCCGTGGCCAAAATCTCAATTCATATATATGCGGCGGCTGCATAATTAGCGGCAGTACCGTACGGAGATCGATAATCGGACCCCGCTGCAGGATTAATAGCTACAGCCTGGTGGAGGACTCAATCCTGTTTGAGAACATTTCAATTGGCAGACATGTAAAGATTAAAAGGGCAATAATAGATAAAAACATAAGAATTCCTGATGGGGTGGAAATTGGCTATAACCCTGAAGCGGATAAACTGCAGGGGCATACGGTTACAGAATCTGGAATTGTCATCGTGACAAAATAA